GAGGCCATGAGTTCTCGGAGGATGTCGATTTTCGGTCGCATGGGGACGCGTTGGCATGCGTCCAAAAAAGTCTCAAGCCACTGGATTTGAACGAAATACCGTTCCCGGCCTATTCGTCATCAGGTCGACTGGTAGATCGGATTATCCACCCTTGCGGGGCGGGGTCATGAGGGCGCTCAATATTTGGTCGTCGCTCGGCTTGGCCGGTGGCTCAACTTCAAACGGAAACTGCGTGACGCGCATCGCCAGTGAAGTTTCGCCCTTCACAACTTTCACGGCATTCGCCAACAGCTCGTGCTGAAGTTGCTCCGTCTCGCCGTGTCCCTGAGGATGGTATGCTCCCTGCATAAGTTCCGATTTCTGATAATCGTAACCCAGGGCCTGCGAGATTTTGAACAGAAGTTCGTAAAAGTGGCCCATCCCATCGCGTGCCCATGCCACCGCGTTGTTTTCGTCGGACGAAGTGTTCAGGTGCCGGGCATATATGCGCCAAGCCTCGATTACATTTTTGTCCTTTGCCGCCCGCTTATAAAATAGCCAGTCGAGTCGACGCGGGCGGAATTCAAGCTCGATACGGTTGAGCGCCTGGACGTGAGCCACTGCGAGCCGCGTCGCCCTTGTCCCCATCAGCGCATAAAATATCTCTATCTTCTGCTGGCGTCGCGATTGCCAACGCTCAAGATACTTTTGCGCCTGCACCGCAAGGATCGGGCCAGCGATCGTGGCGAAGGCGATGATCCAGTCTGAAGTCTTCATGTCCGTAAGCATGCCGGAAAGTAACACGCGGCAAACAACCGCAACATGCCGCGCCGGCGCCTTCCACAGACTCCTTTCAGGCGCCTCTTTTCCTATAGCCGCTTGATACGGTGCCGAGGAGCTTTCGTGCGTCGGGGCCTAGTTCTTCGTCACGCTAAGCATGCGGTGGCAGTCGACGAGCGCGGGGTCGCGTGGGGCTCTGTCGAAGAAAAAGGACATATATTTGAAGGTTTCACTCGCCGCCGAACTAAGTTCTAAAAATAGATTGATCCAGAGGGAATATTTCGCTTGCGGCACGCGCGCGTCCATGCGCGTGATGAGCCTATAGCGCCGCTCATGGCGCTATCGCCCCGGCGGCGCCCTCATGAAATTCTACGCTCTTGCAGCGATTATTACTCGCACAGAGCTGAATTCATGCCTCTCAACATCGAAAAACTTCGACGTCTCGATGACGCCGTGCGCGAGCTGAAGCGCGCGGTCGGCATTTCCGGTTCGCCCGGCTGGGACGCGATCATGACGAAGGATCGGCGCCGGGCCTTGGTCGCAGCTATCCGGCGCGATGCAAAGCTCGATGCGGAAACCCGCGCGCGGGCCAACGAGATTGTCGAGTTCATCAAGAAGAACACCACCCCGGACATCTTCTTTCGAGGCTGACATGCTGGTCAAAGGCTGGGCCTCAACGACACGGCTGGACCAGAACAACAGCATCCTCGCTGCGGGTGCGTTCGACCTTGCCATTGCGAAGCGCGGCCTCGCGGGCATCGCATTGTTGCTGGATCACGACTGGGGCATGCCGGCCGGCCGCATTACCCGGCTTGAGACGATGGGGGGCCGGCTTTGGATCGAGGCAATCCTCGACCCTGCGCGCCCCGGCGTCGCCGCCCGCATCGCGCTTCTGCGCCGCGAGAAGAAGCACGGCTTCAGCGTCGGCGGCTTCAAGCACCGCTTTCGCCGTCAGGTGGATGGCACGCTTTTGATCCGGACGGCGGACCTTCGCGAGGTCAGCCTCACCGCATATCCCCGGAATACCGACTGCCAGCTGGTCTTCGACAGCGCGCCGGCCAAGCTCTGGCCCGCTGATTTGCAAGAGACTTTGGACGAACAGGACCGGGCCGTCGCAGCAGCCGCCAAACGCAGCTTTATCCCCGTCATCAAATACGAGGCCAGCCAGTCATGACCCGCCCATTCGATCGCATGCGAAGCGCTATCGCCAACCTTTCCAGGCCCGATCTGCGGGCGCTCGCCCATCGGGTCGGCGCCAATCGCGATACCCTTTTCGACTTCGCAGATATCAACATCGCTCTCGACCCTGCCTGCATGGCGAAGCTCGAAAACTGGTTTGCCGACTTCGCGCTGCGCGCCATGCTGAGCGACCCGGCCCGGATGAAGCAGATGTGCGATCTGCCCGCCGCGATCGGCATCGACCGCGCCGCATACGAGGCGTTCCTTTCTGACGAAGGCGATCTGCCGCAGGCGCAAAGGCTGATCTTCGGGCGCACCTCGCCCATGGCGGCGCGCCCACCAAGCGTGGCGAGACCCTCCCTGCGCCTTCAACTAGCGCCCAGCTCCCGGCCGAAATGCGCCGCCGCGCCTATCTCATGCATGCGCTGCGCGATCTGCCGCTGGCTGAGTTGGAGCGACTCGCCACCCTGGCCCGCAAGGCCGCCTGATCGCCTTAATCAACAGGGCTGAAGCCAATGACCGAACAGACCGTTACGCTGACCATAACCGACCTGCGCGGCGCCCACGTGGATGTCGTCCTCGGCGCGGCGAATCCACAAATCCGCGACATGTATCTCGCCTACTCCGCAGCCCACGCCTGCCCCGCGAAGTGGGCTGCGCAGGAAAAGGCCGCGATCGGCATAGGGGTCGCGCTCGCCGCGCGGCGATGCGGCGCGCCTTATGCCGAATTCTCGCTGGCCAAGCTGATGCGAATTTTCCCGCGCAACAGCCTCGCGGAAATCGCGATGGCGGAGCGCATGGAGTTCCTGCGGCTGCTTCCTTGCCTGAAGAGATTTCTGATTAACAAGCCGTTCTGGGCCGGCCATGCATTCGACGCCGCGCTCGATGGGGTGAGATGCCCCCAACCCGGCGATTTCTGGGCGCATTACTGGGGCGCCGATCCGGCCGACGTCAGGCAGGCGATCGCGTATGGGATGGCACGGGCGCGGGCCATCGCAGGCAGCGGGCTTCATTAGGGGCGGATGGCTGTGGACATGACCGACGCCCTGTCTCAGACCGAGCACGAACAAGAGCTTCTCAAGGTGCAAATCGCGCTCGCCAATGTAGCCGTGAACTCTGCTATTCCTGCTCGATCCGGTGAGGCCGCACAGAAGCCCGCCACCGCCCGGCAGCCCTTGGCCCCTGCTTCCCCCGGCGGCAGCGCCTAGCGCCGCTGTTGGGGCTGCTCAGGCAGCCTTCGGCAAGCCGCTGATTAGAAGCGGGGCCGCAGATCGGCGGGCAGCCTCTCGATTTCAGTGATGCCAACCAGCATGCGGGGATCGACGATGTGCTCCCTTTCCTCAACAGATTTTGGAATTTCATCGTTCGGGCCGGTAATGATGGCAGAAGGCGTCGCGGTCGCTGTGAGCAAGACACTTTCGCCGCCATCGCACCTGCAAAGGCCCGACGCGAACATTTCTGCGACTGCTCTGTTCGTCGACCAGTTGAGGCCAATGCGACCGGCCTCTAGCTCGCTGGCTCGCTCCCCGCGAAACAGAATTAGTGTCTCACCGCTGTAGGGAGGGAACACCCGGCGCAGCGCGCGGATGATTAGGTCGTCATTTGGGATGTTGGCCCGATGCCGAAACGAATGAACCGACCAATTTGAATGAAACGCAAAGCGAAAATCCGTATGCACATGCCCGCACTCTACCGCAGCCTCTAACACCTTGCGGTAGCCGATCCCGCCTTCGTGGTGGAGCATATCCAGCGCTCGATCGAGGTCACTTGACGGACCGCCATGCATGGCGGCAAGCGCATATGACACTGCATCATTGAGGGTCAGCGCTGGCGGTGGAATGAAGTCCATCTGAGGCTTGAAACGCAACAGAACGATGCGCGGATCGTCTGTCGGCTCGACATCTAGCCATGGGTATCTGCGATCAGCCATTACCGAACGTTAGCCTTCGACGCCGGCGAGGCAAAGCATCGATCTGTTCGCCCCAAATGGCCTAGGGGGCAGAAATGGGGGCGTGGATATCCATGGAATCAGAAAACTTAGCAAAATCAACGCTTTATGTGCGATATTTGGCGGAAGGGGTGGGATTCGAACCCACGGTGGGCTTGCACCCACGGCGGTTTTCAAGACCGCTGCCTTAAACCACTCGGCCACCCTTCCAACGGCTTGTCATTGCCGCTCCCGATCGATTTTTGCAAGCCGCAGCTGGTTTGAATACGGACATCTGCATTGGAAATCACAAAAAGATACAAAGTTTCAATAACTTGCCTCGCTTCGATTTCTTTAGCACCGGGCCGTGCTGACAGGTGAGCTCGGGCGTGGCGCAGCTGTCACGCTCCCCTGAAAAATGGCGCCGGGAAGGTGATGGATTGACAGTTGCCGCATTTCCGACACCTTTATGCTCGCCCAAAGGCCGGGCTGGGCTTCCGTTGACGGTGGCGCGTACGCGCTTCCGCCGCTTAACGATCCCTTAATGGAACTGGTCGAAAACTGCGACCTTGCCACGTTGGTGGCTGGGGCGGCGCAGCGTTTTCGGCGCGACGAACGGGAATGCGGCATGATGCGAGGCGCGAGCACTTCGGCACCGGCGGTGGTTCCCCCCGCAGCCAATTGCGACGACGCCCCGCGCGCTTCTTCCTCCTTCTCCACGGCGACCCGCCTCAGCTGTGTCGTGCTGGCCGGCCTCTTCCTCGCGAACTGCGCCAATGACCAGGTCGCGCGCCGCGGCAAATCGAAAGAAATCGGCGCCTTTCCGTCATCGAAATACGGCCCCGCCAGCGCACGCGTGGTGGAGGACGGGCAGCCGGTGCCGAAAGGTGGCGGCCGCGAGCTGATCGGCCGCAGCTACACCGTCGCCGGCAAGCGCTACACGCCCTATGAGAAGCCTGTCGGCTTCACCGCAGTCGGGACCGCGTCCTGGTACGGCGAAGCCTTCCATGGCCGTCGCACCGCCAACGGCGAAGTCTATGATCGCATGAGCATCAGCGCGGCGCATCCGACCATGCCGCTGCCGGCCTATGCCCGCGTCACCAACGTCACCAATAGCCGCTCGATCATCGTGCGCGTCAACGATCGCGGCCCGTTCCATGGCGGCCGCGTCATGGACGTCTCGCAGAAGACAGCCGATGCGCTCGCCTTCCGCCATCTCGGCACGGCGCGCGTCAAGATCGAATATCTCGGCCAAGCCTCGCTCGCCGGCTCCGACGACAACATGCTGCTCGCCTCGCTGCGCACCGACGGTTCGCCCGCTTCGATCCCGGGCCAGAGCAGCCGCACCATGATCGCCAGCGCCGCGTCGCAAGTCGATCTCGGCCGCTCCGCCGGACCGGATCTCGACGAGGAACCCGCAAGGCCAGCTCCTGCGCCTGTCCGGGCCGAACCCACCCCGGTCCAGCCCCAGCCCGTCGCGCAGGCCTATGCCCCCGAGCAGCCGCGTTCGATCGCACTGCAGAGCCCGATTGTCGCCAGCGCCGCGGCTTCGTCCGGTGATGGCGTTTCAGTCAGCGGCGTTCGTCTGCCGCCGTCCCGGCCCTTCGATCTCGGTGCCGTCGCCCATGCCGGCAAGCCAGTCCTGGGCTTACGTCCGAACGTCGTGACGACGCCAATGCCGGTGCCACGCACGGCCAGCCCGTCTGCCGCTCTCGAGAAGGCGCCGCCCCTTCGCCTTGCCAAGGGCCACCCGCTGTCCACCGGCGTGAAGCAACAGTCGCAGCCACTGGCGCGGAATTGACTCTGCTCCGGGCTTGACCGCCCGGACCGGCGCATCATCTGATCTCGATATGACGCAAGGTCGATCAGGGATGGCGCGCGCCTACTTTCCGGTTTGGAGCAAGGTTCTTGCCGTCTGCGTGGCCCTGCTGGTGCTGGCACCGGGTTTCGCCCGCGCACAGGTG
This sequence is a window from Bosea vestrisii. Protein-coding genes within it:
- a CDS encoding DUF6680 family protein, which gives rise to MKTSDWIIAFATIAGPILAVQAQKYLERWQSRRQQKIEIFYALMGTRATRLAVAHVQALNRIELEFRPRRLDWLFYKRAAKDKNVIEAWRIYARHLNTSSDENNAVAWARDGMGHFYELLFKISQALGYDYQKSELMQGAYHPQGHGETEQLQHELLANAVKVVKGETSLAMRVTQFPFEVEPPAKPSDDQILSALMTPPRKGG
- a CDS encoding HK97 family phage prohead protease; amino-acid sequence: MLVKGWASTTRLDQNNSILAAGAFDLAIAKRGLAGIALLLDHDWGMPAGRITRLETMGGRLWIEAILDPARPGVAARIALLRREKKHGFSVGGFKHRFRRQVDGTLLIRTADLREVSLTAYPRNTDCQLVFDSAPAKLWPADLQETLDEQDRAVAAAAKRSFIPVIKYEASQS
- a CDS encoding septal ring lytic transglycosylase RlpA family protein, whose translation is MELVENCDLATLVAGAAQRFRRDERECGMMRGASTSAPAVVPPAANCDDAPRASSSFSTATRLSCVVLAGLFLANCANDQVARRGKSKEIGAFPSSKYGPASARVVEDGQPVPKGGGRELIGRSYTVAGKRYTPYEKPVGFTAVGTASWYGEAFHGRRTANGEVYDRMSISAAHPTMPLPAYARVTNVTNSRSIIVRVNDRGPFHGGRVMDVSQKTADALAFRHLGTARVKIEYLGQASLAGSDDNMLLASLRTDGSPASIPGQSSRTMIASAASQVDLGRSAGPDLDEEPARPAPAPVRAEPTPVQPQPVAQAYAPEQPRSIALQSPIVASAAASSGDGVSVSGVRLPPSRPFDLGAVAHAGKPVLGLRPNVVTTPMPVPRTASPSAALEKAPPLRLAKGHPLSTGVKQQSQPLARN